The Deinococcus metalli genome includes a window with the following:
- a CDS encoding O-antigen ligase family protein, protein MKTYPTARPQPGMLYWHAALVLAAGTGVGLLYTVRPTYAVGLGVLLLLMAILGRIWANVQLYALGLIGISLAGYAFLGKGYAYVGVPPLFIGEVTLVLGLLATLKSVAEGVRLTRVGGLLLALGVFMAISLSSTLPYIGRYGLDSLRDAATWYYALFAVVVPILIVRFRALGAAIRRYGQILPCFLLLAPIVFWISRLLLTSLPKWPISGQAIVEVKGGDLAVQLAGIMVFLLLGLQRVRATPTEPAVGRRMLDGSSPWWWWVLWMVSSVGLFTGRAALISIAVPLLLVLVVRPLSRWGRPLLVVVSLFSLLLVVNPRYETSTGRELSIDGLLLNIQSIGGGTGDSAVDGTRTWRLDWWHKIEEYTIGGDYFWTGKGYGINLANADGFQVQSDQSLRNPHSIHFSILARSGVPGLVSWAVLNIVFAGSLLLAFVRARVRGHLMWANVHLWLLAYWLAFIINGSFDVFIEGPQGGIWFWSVMGFGIAALELYRRGEEL, encoded by the coding sequence ATGAAGACCTATCCCACGGCCCGGCCGCAGCCCGGGATGCTGTACTGGCACGCTGCCCTGGTGCTCGCGGCGGGCACTGGGGTCGGGCTGCTCTACACCGTCAGGCCCACCTATGCGGTGGGTCTGGGCGTGTTGCTCCTGCTCATGGCGATCCTGGGTCGAATCTGGGCGAACGTCCAGCTCTACGCGCTCGGCCTGATCGGCATTTCGCTCGCTGGCTACGCGTTTCTGGGGAAGGGCTACGCCTACGTGGGCGTGCCGCCACTGTTCATCGGTGAGGTGACGCTGGTTCTCGGGCTGCTGGCCACGCTGAAAAGTGTCGCCGAAGGGGTGAGGCTCACTCGGGTGGGTGGGCTGCTGCTGGCACTTGGCGTCTTCATGGCGATCAGCCTGAGCAGCACCCTGCCCTATATCGGCCGGTACGGACTCGACAGCCTGCGTGACGCGGCGACGTGGTATTACGCGCTGTTCGCAGTCGTCGTGCCCATTCTGATCGTCCGCTTCCGCGCCCTGGGCGCCGCCATCCGGCGCTATGGACAGATCCTGCCGTGTTTCCTGTTGCTGGCGCCGATCGTGTTCTGGATCTCCCGGCTGCTGCTGACGTCGTTGCCCAAGTGGCCAATCAGCGGACAGGCGATCGTCGAGGTCAAGGGTGGTGACCTGGCCGTTCAGCTGGCAGGCATCATGGTGTTCTTGCTGCTCGGTCTCCAGCGGGTCCGCGCCACGCCCACAGAGCCGGCGGTGGGCCGACGGATGCTCGACGGCAGCTCGCCGTGGTGGTGGTGGGTGCTGTGGATGGTGTCTTCCGTCGGTCTCTTCACCGGCCGCGCCGCCCTGATCTCGATCGCGGTGCCGCTGCTACTCGTGCTGGTCGTGCGTCCCCTGAGCCGCTGGGGACGGCCTCTGCTGGTGGTCGTTTCGCTGTTCTCCCTACTGCTGGTTGTCAATCCACGCTACGAGACCAGCACTGGCCGGGAACTGTCGATTGACGGACTGCTGCTGAACATTCAGAGCATCGGCGGCGGCACGGGAGATTCGGCCGTGGACGGCACGCGGACGTGGCGCCTGGACTGGTGGCACAAGATCGAGGAATACACCATCGGTGGTGACTATTTCTGGACCGGCAAGGGGTACGGGATCAACCTGGCCAATGCGGACGGCTTCCAGGTGCAGTCGGACCAGTCACTGCGCAACCCGCACTCCATCCACTTCTCCATTCTGGCCCGCTCCGGCGTTCCGGGTCTGGTCAGCTGGGCGGTCCTGAACATCGTCTTTGCCGGTAGCCTTCTCCTGGCATTTGTCCGTGCCCGGGTACGCGGCCACCTCATGTGGGCCAACGTCCACCTGTGGCTGCTGGCGTACTGGCTGGCCTTCATCATCAACGGCTCGTTTGACGTCTTTATCGAGGGGCCGCAGGGCGGCATCTGGTTCTGGAGCGTCATGGGCTTCGGAATCGCGGCGCTGGAGCTGTACCGGCGCGGGGAGGAACTATGA